Proteins encoded together in one Bosea sp. (in: a-proteobacteria) window:
- the prfA gene encoding peptide chain release factor 1, with product MSLQLPQDRLDGIVARHAAATDEINHATDAVRTVALARELAELDPVVAAIASWRKAQAALDEAEALIADPATDAEFRDLAYEERDAARAEIEARAREILLALLPKDAADERGVILEIRAGTGGDEASLFAGDLLRMYQRHAAQKGWSVEILSASEGTVGGYKEVVAEINGRGVYARLKFESGVHRVQRVPDTEAGGRIHTSAATVATLPLATEVDVALDEADIRIDTLRSGGAGGQHVNKTESAVRLTHIPTDTVVLVQDERSQHKNKARAYELLRAKLYDRERQRIDAERSADRRAQVGSGDRSERIRTYNFPQGRVTDHRINLTLYKLDEMMQGLVLDEIVDALTAEHQAKLLAAEGMT from the coding sequence ATGTCCCTCCAGCTTCCCCAGGATCGTCTCGACGGTATCGTGGCGCGCCACGCCGCCGCGACCGATGAGATCAACCACGCCACCGACGCGGTGCGTACCGTCGCGCTCGCCAGGGAGCTGGCAGAGCTCGATCCCGTGGTCGCGGCGATCGCCTCCTGGCGGAAGGCGCAAGCCGCGCTCGACGAGGCCGAGGCGCTGATCGCCGATCCCGCGACCGACGCCGAATTCCGCGATCTCGCCTATGAGGAGCGCGACGCCGCCCGCGCCGAGATCGAGGCGCGCGCCCGCGAGATCCTGCTCGCCCTGCTGCCGAAGGACGCCGCCGACGAGCGCGGCGTCATCCTCGAGATCAGGGCGGGCACGGGCGGCGACGAAGCCTCCCTCTTCGCCGGCGACCTCCTGCGCATGTACCAGCGCCACGCCGCCCAGAAGGGCTGGAGCGTCGAGATCCTCTCCGCGAGCGAGGGCACGGTCGGCGGTTACAAGGAGGTCGTCGCCGAGATCAACGGTCGCGGCGTCTATGCGCGGCTGAAGTTCGAATCCGGCGTCCACCGCGTCCAGCGCGTGCCGGACACCGAGGCCGGCGGGCGCATCCACACCTCGGCGGCGACGGTGGCGACGCTTCCGCTCGCGACCGAGGTCGACGTCGCCCTCGACGAGGCCGATATCCGCATCGACACGCTGCGCTCCGGCGGGGCCGGCGGCCAGCACGTCAACAAGACCGAATCGGCGGTGCGCCTGACCCATATCCCGACCGATACCGTCGTGCTGGTCCAGGACGAGCGCTCCCAGCACAAGAACAAGGCGCGCGCCTATGAGTTGTTGCGCGCCAAGCTCTACGACAGGGAGCGTCAGCGCATCGATGCCGAGCGCTCGGCCGACCGGCGCGCCCAGGTCGGCTCGGGCGACCGCTCGGAGCGCATCCGCACCTACAACTTCCCGCAGGGGCGCGTGACCGACCACCGCATCAACTTGACGCTCTACAAGCTCGACGAAATGATGCAGGGGCTCGTTCTCGACGAGATCGTCGACGCGCTGACGGCCGAGCATCAGGCGAAGCTCCTGGCGGCGGAAGGCATGACGTGA